A window from Thalassophryne amazonica chromosome 15, fThaAma1.1, whole genome shotgun sequence encodes these proteins:
- the atp5md gene encoding ATP synthase membrane subunit DAPIT, mitochondrial codes for MGGHEGSQHQFTGIAKYFNSYTITGRRNCVLATYGSILAIFLFFKLKPKKQAAVTEK; via the exons ATGGGAGGACATGAGGGATCCCAGCACCAGTTCACCGGAATCGCCAAATACTTCAATTCTTACACAATCACAGGAAGGAGAAAT TGTGTTTTAGCCACATACGGCAGCATACTCGCCATTTTCCTCTTCTTCAAGCTGAAGCCGAAGAAACAGGCTGCGGTCACGGAAAAGTGA